A window of the Macrobrachium rosenbergii isolate ZJJX-2024 chromosome 13, ASM4041242v1, whole genome shotgun sequence genome harbors these coding sequences:
- the LOC136844753 gene encoding serine protease inhibitor dipetalogastin-like, producing MTDNPAFKQVKSTTSLVTCSKVYHKPCGLSSKVYHKPCDLSSKVYHKPCDLSSKVYHKPCDLSSKVYHKPCDLSSKVYHKPCDLSSRVYHKPCDLSSRVYHKPCDLSSKVYHKPCGLSSKVYHKPCDLSSKVYHKPCDFEQ from the exons ATGACGGACAACCCGGCATTCAAACAAG TAAAGTCTACCACAAGCCTTGTGACTTGTAGTAAAGTCTACCACAAGCCTTGTGGCTTGAGTAGTAAAGTCTACCACAAGCCTTGTGACTTGAGTAGTAAAGTCTACCACAAGCCTTGTGACTTGAGTAGTAAAGTCTACCACAAGCCTTGTGACTTGAGTAGTAAAGTCTACCACAAGCCTTGTGACTTGAGTAGTAAAGTCTACCACAAGCCTTGTGACTTGAGTAGTAGAGTCTACCACAAGCCTTGTGACTTGAGCAGTAGAGTCTACCATAAGCCTTGTGACTTGAGTAGTAAAGTCTACCACAAGCCTTGTGGCTTGAGTAGTAAAGTCTACCACAAGCCTTGTGACTTGAGTAGTAAAGTCTACCACAAGCCTTGTGACTTTGAGCAGTAA